A portion of the Flavobacterium limnophilum genome contains these proteins:
- a CDS encoding complex I 24 kDa subunit family protein encodes MERTHYKQEINMTEALMNRINELISHYPEGKQKSALLPVLHEVQDAHDNWLSFELMNKVAEILQIKPIEVYEVVSFYTMFNQRPIGKYMFEFCQTSPCCLNGVEDLMDYTCEKLGVKVGETTADGLFEVRGVECLGACGYAPMMQLGDFYKEHLTKEKVDQIIADCRDNKITLHDK; translated from the coding sequence ATGGAAAGAACACATTACAAACAAGAAATAAACATGACCGAAGCATTGATGAACCGCATCAATGAATTAATCAGTCATTACCCGGAAGGAAAGCAAAAATCAGCATTATTGCCCGTTTTGCACGAAGTTCAAGATGCTCACGACAACTGGTTGAGTTTTGAATTGATGAACAAAGTGGCCGAAATTCTTCAAATCAAACCGATTGAGGTTTATGAAGTGGTTTCTTTTTACACGATGTTCAACCAACGACCTATTGGAAAATATATGTTCGAATTTTGTCAAACTTCACCTTGTTGTTTGAATGGAGTTGAAGATTTAATGGATTATACCTGTGAAAAATTAGGTGTTAAAGTAGGCGAAACTACTGCTGATGGACTTTTTGAAGTTAGAGGAGTGGAATGTTTGGGTGCTTGTGGTTATGCTCCAATGATGCAATTGGGTGATTTTTACAAAGAACACTTGACCAAAGAAAAAGTAGATCAGATTATTGCTGATTGTAGAGATAATAAAATCACGTTACACGATAAATAA
- the nuoF gene encoding NADH-quinone oxidoreductase subunit NuoF yields the protein MSQKILLDKVNIPGIKTYEVYRQNGGYASVEKALKTLTPDEVVEEVKTSGLRGRGGAGFPAGMKWSFIDKKSGKPRHLVCNADESEPGTFKDRYLMEFIPHLLIEGMITSSYALGANLSYIYIRGEYMWIYKILERAIAEAKAAGWLGKNILGSGYDLELYVQIGGGAYICGEETALIESLEGKRGNPRIKPPFPAVSGLWANPTVVNNVETIAAVPWIVNNSGADYAKIGIGRSTGTKLISASGHIKNPGVYEIELGLSVYEFMNSDEYLGGMSSDRPLKAFVPGGSSVPVLPAHLIYKTANGDDRLMSYESLSDGGFATGSMLGSGGFIVYNDTSCIVRNTWNFSRFYHHESCGQCSPCREGTGWMEKVLHRIENGHGREEDIDLLLSIQSKIEGNTICPLGDAAAWPVAAAIRHFREEFEYHIRFPEKIKNRDHFVAEPFESVKHLVSKLTV from the coding sequence ATGTCACAAAAAATATTATTAGACAAAGTAAATATTCCAGGGATTAAGACCTACGAAGTCTATCGTCAAAACGGTGGTTATGCTTCTGTGGAAAAAGCCTTGAAAACATTGACTCCTGATGAAGTTGTTGAAGAAGTAAAAACTTCTGGATTAAGAGGTCGTGGTGGTGCAGGTTTTCCGGCAGGAATGAAATGGAGTTTTATTGACAAAAAATCAGGAAAACCAAGACACTTAGTTTGCAACGCCGATGAATCGGAACCGGGAACTTTCAAAGACCGTTATTTGATGGAATTTATTCCGCATTTATTGATTGAAGGAATGATCACTTCCAGTTATGCTTTGGGCGCCAACCTATCCTACATTTATATTCGTGGAGAATATATGTGGATTTATAAAATATTGGAAAGAGCGATTGCCGAAGCAAAAGCTGCGGGTTGGTTAGGGAAAAATATATTAGGTTCAGGATACGATTTAGAACTTTATGTTCAAATTGGCGGCGGAGCTTACATCTGTGGAGAAGAAACCGCATTAATTGAATCATTGGAAGGTAAAAGAGGAAATCCTCGTATCAAGCCACCTTTCCCGGCAGTATCGGGACTTTGGGCAAATCCAACGGTGGTGAATAATGTCGAAACAATTGCAGCAGTGCCTTGGATTGTGAACAATTCAGGTGCCGATTATGCGAAAATCGGTATCGGAAGATCTACTGGAACAAAATTAATTTCAGCTTCAGGTCACATTAAAAACCCTGGTGTTTATGAAATCGAATTGGGATTAAGTGTTTATGAATTCATGAATTCCGATGAATATTTGGGCGGAATGAGTTCTGACAGACCTTTGAAAGCTTTTGTTCCCGGAGGATCATCCGTTCCTGTTTTACCAGCGCATTTAATTTACAAAACAGCCAATGGAGACGACCGACTAATGTCTTACGAAAGTTTGAGCGACGGTGGTTTTGCAACAGGTTCTATGTTAGGTTCAGGAGGATTTATTGTTTACAACGACACTTCTTGCATCGTTCGAAATACTTGGAATTTTTCTCGTTTTTACCATCACGAATCTTGCGGACAATGTTCGCCTTGCCGTGAAGGAACCGGTTGGATGGAAAAAGTATTGCACAGAATTGAAAACGGTCACGGTCGTGAAGAAGACATCGATTTGCTTTTGAGCATTCAAAGCAAAATTGAAGGAAACACGATTTGTCCACTAGGTGATGCAGCAGCTTGGCCAGTGGCAGCAGCGATTCGTCACTTTAGAGAAGAATTTGAATACCATATCCGTTTCCCGGAAAAAATAAAAAACAGAGACCATTTTGTTGCAGAGCCTTTTGAAAGTGTAAAGCATTTAGTTTCTAAATTAACAGTATAA
- a CDS encoding 2Fe-2S iron-sulfur cluster-binding protein — protein MKVTIDGQAIEVEPGTTILQAARMIGGEVVPPAMCYHSKLKGSGGKCRACLVEVAKGSEADPRPMPKLMASCVTGCQDGMEVNSKSSPRVQETRKAVTEFLLINHPLDCPVCDQAGECDLQNLSFEHGKSESRYIEEKRTFEPEDIGPNIQLHMNRCILCYRCVMVADQITDNRVHGVMDRGDHSNISTCISHAIDNEFSGNMIDVCPVGALTDKTFRFKSRVWFNKPYDAHRDCPTCSGKTTVWMFGDEIQRVTGRKDEFHEVDEFICNSCRFDHKDVNDWVIEGPRAFEKDSVINQNKHFGKLEKVVIETEETILLGREQDRKKISMAEIDYNEKIDGEPVNSKKNG, from the coding sequence ATGAAAGTAACCATAGACGGTCAAGCGATTGAGGTAGAGCCAGGAACAACTATCCTGCAAGCAGCCAGAATGATTGGAGGAGAAGTAGTTCCACCAGCCATGTGCTACCATTCTAAACTAAAAGGAAGCGGTGGAAAATGTCGTGCTTGCTTGGTTGAAGTAGCCAAAGGAAGTGAAGCCGACCCAAGACCAATGCCAAAATTAATGGCCTCTTGTGTAACGGGTTGCCAAGATGGAATGGAAGTGAACAGCAAATCTTCACCAAGAGTGCAAGAAACAAGAAAAGCCGTTACGGAATTCTTGTTGATTAATCACCCTTTGGATTGTCCGGTATGTGACCAAGCTGGAGAATGCGATTTGCAGAATTTAAGTTTCGAACACGGAAAATCAGAAAGTCGTTATATCGAAGAAAAAAGAACTTTCGAACCAGAAGATATTGGCCCAAATATTCAATTGCACATGAACCGTTGCATTCTTTGCTACCGATGTGTGATGGTTGCTGACCAAATCACAGACAACCGCGTTCACGGAGTGATGGACAGGGGAGATCATTCGAATATTTCGACATGTATTTCACACGCCATCGACAATGAATTTTCAGGAAACATGATTGACGTTTGTCCAGTTGGAGCTTTGACCGACAAGACATTCCGATTTAAATCAAGAGTTTGGTTCAACAAACCTTATGACGCTCATAGAGATTGTCCTACTTGTTCCGGAAAAACCACGGTTTGGATGTTTGGCGACGAAATCCAAAGAGTTACCGGCAGAAAAGACGAATTCCACGAAGTGGACGAATTCATTTGCAACAGCTGTCGTTTTGACCATAAAGACGTCAATGACTGGGTTATTGAAGGCCCAAGAGCCTTTGAAAAAGATTCTGTCATCAATCAAAACAAGCATTTCGGAAAATTAGAAAAAGTGGTGATTGAAACCGAAGAGACTATTCTTTTAGGAAGAGAGCAAGACAGAAAAAAAATAAGTATGGCCGAGATTGATTACAACGAAAAAATAGATGGCGAACCAGTAAATTCTAAAAAAAATGGATAG
- the nuoH gene encoding NADH-quinone oxidoreductase subunit NuoH, translating to MDSTFIIEKSVVILVVFAFTMIMAMYSTWAERKVAAFLQDRVGPNRAGWGGLFQPLADGLKLFSKEEFTPNTPNKFLFVVGPGIAMATALMTSAVIPWGDRFHLFGRDILLQATDINVGILYVFGIVSVGVYGIMIGGWASNNKFSLMGAIRAASQMVSYEVAMGLSIIALTMMTGTLSLKEISAQQSGMNWNVFYQPLSFLIFLICAFAETNRTPFDLAECETELIGGYHTEYSSMKMGFYLFAEYANMFISSTILAVLFFGGYNYPGMSWAIENWGVNIANVLGITALFIKLCGFIFFYMWVRWTIPRFRYDQLMHLGWRILIPLSIFNIMITGIVILRTEIAAYLGF from the coding sequence ATGGATAGTACATTTATTATAGAAAAAAGTGTTGTAATCCTTGTGGTGTTTGCCTTTACGATGATAATGGCAATGTATTCCACTTGGGCTGAAAGAAAAGTGGCCGCATTTCTTCAAGACAGGGTTGGCCCTAATCGTGCTGGATGGGGAGGATTGTTTCAACCGCTTGCCGATGGATTAAAATTATTTTCAAAAGAAGAATTTACACCCAATACTCCCAATAAATTTTTGTTTGTTGTAGGCCCAGGAATTGCCATGGCCACAGCTTTGATGACCAGCGCCGTTATTCCTTGGGGCGATAGATTCCATCTTTTTGGAAGAGACATTTTACTGCAAGCTACCGATATCAATGTTGGTATTTTATACGTTTTTGGAATTGTTTCGGTTGGTGTTTACGGAATCATGATTGGTGGATGGGCTTCCAACAATAAATTCTCGTTGATGGGTGCCATTCGTGCCGCCTCTCAAATGGTTTCTTATGAAGTAGCCATGGGATTATCGATTATTGCATTAACAATGATGACCGGTACATTGAGTTTAAAAGAAATCTCGGCTCAGCAATCTGGAATGAACTGGAATGTTTTTTACCAGCCTTTATCCTTTTTAATATTCTTGATTTGTGCTTTTGCTGAAACCAATAGAACTCCTTTTGACTTGGCGGAATGCGAAACCGAATTAATTGGTGGTTACCATACCGAATATTCATCCATGAAAATGGGTTTCTATTTATTTGCCGAATATGCCAACATGTTTATTTCGTCAACCATTTTGGCAGTATTGTTCTTCGGAGGATATAATTATCCAGGAATGAGCTGGGCAATCGAAAATTGGGGTGTGAACATTGCCAATGTTTTAGGAATTACAGCCTTGTTTATCAAATTATGTGGATTTATATTCTTTTACATGTGGGTTCGCTGGACTATTCCAAGATTTAGATACGATCAATTGATGCATTTGGGGTGGAGAATATTGATTCCATTGTCAATTTTCAATATCATGATTACTGGAATTGTGATTTTAAGAACAGAAATAGCAGCATATTTAGGATTTTAA
- a CDS encoding ORF6N domain-containing protein: MDGIIIPNEIIENKIYLIRNTKVMLDRDLAILFDVKPYRLREQVSRNLDKFPEHFMFRLNEVETQIMISQNAIPSKQALGGSLPYVFTEHGILQLSNVVKSEKATQISIKIIEIFVNMREFLSNNLSSKIDIEEIKRRLDNNDKNVELLFSYLDEMMDKNENKIERIKIGYKK, encoded by the coding sequence ATGGACGGCATTATCATCCCAAATGAAATAATTGAAAATAAAATTTATTTGATAAGGAATACAAAAGTAATGCTAGACAGAGACTTAGCAATTCTTTTTGATGTAAAACCGTATAGATTAAGAGAACAAGTATCTAGAAATCTGGATAAATTCCCTGAACATTTTATGTTCAGATTAAATGAAGTTGAAACACAAATTATGATATCGCAAAATGCGATACCCTCTAAACAAGCTTTGGGAGGTTCGTTGCCGTATGTCTTCACAGAACACGGAATTTTACAATTATCAAATGTTGTAAAAAGCGAGAAAGCAACTCAAATTAGTATAAAAATTATTGAGATTTTTGTCAATATGAGAGAATTTCTATCCAATAATTTGAGTTCAAAAATTGATATTGAAGAAATCAAAAGAAGATTAGATAACAACGACAAGAATGTAGAATTACTCTTTAGTTATCTGGATGAAATGATGGATAAAAACGAAAATAAAATTGAAAGAATTAAAATAGGTTATAAAAAATAA
- a CDS encoding NuoI/complex I 23 kDa subunit family protein: MSIQEISLSGRKKVVSNKEMTFLERMYLIAIFKGLWITIKHLFRKKATIQYPEQTRERSAVYRGQHMLKRDEQGRENCTACGLCALSCPAEAITMKAAERKADEKHLYREEKYAEIYEINMLRCIFCGLCEEACPKDAIYLTISKELVPASYDREDFIFGKDKLVMPLDVAIKNTQLKNAY, translated from the coding sequence ATGTCAATACAAGAAATATCACTTTCCGGAAGAAAAAAGGTGGTCTCCAACAAGGAGATGACTTTTCTCGAACGAATGTATCTAATAGCCATTTTCAAAGGCTTATGGATTACCATCAAGCATTTATTCAGAAAAAAAGCCACTATTCAATATCCCGAACAAACACGTGAAAGAAGTGCTGTTTATCGTGGTCAACACATGTTGAAACGAGACGAACAAGGTCGCGAAAACTGTACAGCTTGCGGGTTATGTGCTTTGTCATGTCCTGCAGAAGCCATCACGATGAAGGCCGCAGAGCGTAAAGCCGACGAAAAACATTTGTATCGCGAAGAGAAATATGCCGAGATATACGAAATCAACATGTTGCGTTGCATCTTTTGTGGATTGTGCGAGGAAGCCTGCCCGAAAGACGCCATCTATTTGACGATTTCCAAAGAATTGGTTCCAGCAAGTTACGATAGGGAAGATTTTATTTTTGGTAAAGATAAATTGGTAATGCCTTTGGACGTTGCAATAAAAAATACTCAACTTAAAAACGCCTACTAA
- a CDS encoding NADH-quinone oxidoreductase subunit J family protein, which produces MIHIPNIANATAIQILFCVLSVITLASAFMTIYSRKPMHSAIYLLICFTSITGHYLILNAQFLAMVNLIVYIGAIMILIVFTIMLMNLNKENEVYKPRITRLGAIVTFCLMCLVLIAIFINSKPIVGEYTTTGEDYQSIKVLGKVLLNEYMVPFEFASILLLVAMIGAVLLSKKEKTKK; this is translated from the coding sequence ATGATACACATTCCCAATATAGCAAATGCAACCGCAATTCAAATCTTGTTTTGCGTACTCTCTGTTATCACATTGGCTTCTGCATTTATGACGATTTACAGTAGAAAACCAATGCACAGCGCCATCTATTTATTGATATGCTTCACTTCGATAACTGGACATTATTTGATATTAAATGCCCAATTTTTGGCGATGGTAAACTTGATTGTTTACATAGGAGCCATCATGATCTTGATCGTCTTCACGATAATGTTGATGAATCTCAACAAAGAAAACGAAGTGTATAAGCCCAGAATTACACGTTTAGGAGCTATTGTTACCTTCTGTTTGATGTGTCTGGTTTTGATAGCCATTTTCATCAACTCGAAACCAATTGTTGGGGAATACACCACAACCGGCGAAGATTACCAATCCATAAAAGTATTGGGCAAAGTGCTGTTGAACGAGTATATGGTGCCTTTCGAATTTGCTTCCATATTGCTTTTGGTGGCGATGATTGGAGCGGTTTTATTGTCTAAAAAAGAAAAAACAAAGAAATAA
- the nuoK gene encoding NADH-quinone oxidoreductase subunit NuoK: MSNILNQVGIENYIFLSVILFCIGVFGVLYRRNAIIVFMSIEIMLNAVNLLFVAFSTYHQDAQGQVFVFFSMAVAAAEVAVGLAILVSIFRNMDTIDVGNLKNLKG; this comes from the coding sequence ATGAGCAATATTTTGAATCAAGTTGGTATCGAAAATTATATATTTCTGAGCGTAATACTTTTTTGTATTGGCGTTTTTGGAGTGTTGTACAGACGAAATGCCATCATCGTGTTTATGTCAATTGAAATCATGTTGAATGCGGTCAATCTTTTGTTCGTGGCTTTTTCAACCTATCATCAAGATGCGCAAGGACAGGTTTTCGTGTTTTTCTCCATGGCTGTTGCTGCTGCAGAAGTGGCGGTAGGATTGGCTATTTTAGTTTCAATATTCAGGAATATGGACACAATTGATGTTGGGAATTTAAAAAATTTAAAAGGATAA
- the nuoL gene encoding NADH-quinone oxidoreductase subunit L translates to MDTNLVLVLLLAPFLGFLFNVFLGKKAGKSIVGIVGTLSVAVSFAITLYLFGNATQEPVVINLFDWISIERFDVSFGFLIDQLSLIWLLFVTGIGSLIHLYSISYMHDDEKMHSFFAYLNLFIFFMITLVIGSNLLMMFIGWEGVGLCSYLLIGFWYKNQDFNDAAKKAFIMNRIGDLGFLIGIFLLLSYCGSLEYGQMNAMLQFGSAVRTPILVPIAAFCLFIGACGKSAQIPLYTWLPDAMAGPTPVSALIHAATMVTAGIFMITRMNFLFDMAPSIQNIIAIVGAVTALVAATIALVQNDIKKVLAYSTVSQLGLMFLALGLGAYEVAVFHVITHAFFKACLFLGSGSVIHGLHGEQDMRKMGGLKKAMPITFITMLIASLAISGIFPLAGFWSKDEILMTAFHENKALWVIGSIASIMTAFYMFRLIYLTFFNSFRGTEEQKHHLHESPGLITLPLIVLAILSFFGGIISLPGHSWLNEYLSPLFSKVSHEAHTLGSTEYMLMAIATIGAIIGIGIAYKKYLKDNTIPSEDAEITGVSKVLYNKYYVDEAYDAIFVKPINVLSSFFRDAVETTLSALVFGLGKVTNEIALQGKKVHNGSVGLYLFAFVLGVIAIITYLFLQ, encoded by the coding sequence ATGGATACAAATTTAGTTTTAGTCTTACTGTTAGCTCCTTTTTTAGGATTTTTATTTAATGTTTTCCTGGGCAAAAAAGCAGGCAAAAGCATCGTAGGAATTGTGGGAACACTTTCTGTTGCAGTTTCTTTTGCGATAACTTTATACTTGTTCGGAAATGCAACTCAAGAACCTGTTGTCATTAATTTATTCGATTGGATTTCTATAGAAAGATTCGACGTGAGTTTTGGTTTTCTCATTGACCAATTGTCATTGATTTGGTTGTTGTTCGTAACAGGAATCGGTTCGCTGATTCACTTGTACTCTATCAGTTATATGCACGATGACGAAAAAATGCATTCGTTTTTTGCTTACTTAAACCTGTTTATTTTCTTTATGATTACGTTGGTTATTGGAAGCAACTTGCTGATGATGTTCATTGGTTGGGAAGGCGTTGGTCTTTGCTCCTATTTGTTGATTGGATTTTGGTACAAAAACCAAGACTTTAATGATGCTGCCAAAAAAGCTTTCATTATGAATAGAATTGGAGATTTAGGGTTTCTAATCGGGATTTTTCTATTATTATCATATTGTGGTTCGCTTGAGTATGGACAAATGAATGCAATGTTACAATTTGGATCAGCAGTTAGAACTCCAATATTAGTTCCTATTGCTGCATTTTGCTTATTCATAGGTGCTTGTGGAAAATCAGCTCAAATCCCATTATATACTTGGTTACCTGATGCGATGGCGGGACCAACGCCTGTTTCGGCATTGATTCACGCTGCAACAATGGTTACTGCAGGTATCTTTATGATAACTAGAATGAATTTCCTGTTTGATATGGCTCCAAGCATTCAAAATATAATTGCCATTGTTGGTGCAGTTACCGCTTTGGTTGCCGCCACGATTGCCTTGGTTCAAAATGACATCAAGAAAGTATTGGCCTATTCTACAGTTTCTCAATTGGGATTAATGTTTTTGGCTTTAGGATTGGGTGCTTATGAAGTGGCCGTTTTCCACGTAATCACGCACGCTTTCTTCAAAGCTTGTTTGTTCTTGGGTTCCGGTTCGGTAATTCACGGTTTGCACGGTGAACAAGATATGCGCAAAATGGGTGGTTTGAAAAAAGCAATGCCTATCACTTTCATAACAATGTTGATAGCTTCATTGGCAATCTCTGGTATATTCCCGTTGGCTGGATTTTGGTCGAAAGACGAAATCTTGATGACAGCTTTTCACGAAAACAAAGCCTTATGGGTAATTGGTTCAATAGCTTCGATAATGACGGCTTTCTATATGTTTAGATTGATTTATTTGACCTTCTTCAATTCTTTTAGAGGAACCGAAGAACAAAAACATCATTTACACGAAAGTCCAGGTTTGATCACTTTGCCATTAATCGTATTGGCGATTTTGTCATTCTTTGGTGGAATCATCAGTTTGCCAGGACACAGTTGGTTGAACGAATATTTGTCTCCATTATTTTCGAAAGTGTCTCACGAAGCACACACCTTGGGATCTACCGAATATATGCTGATGGCGATTGCCACAATTGGTGCCATTATCGGAATTGGGATTGCCTACAAAAAATACTTGAAAGACAATACCATTCCAAGTGAAGATGCTGAAATAACAGGTGTTTCAAAAGTTTTATACAACAAATATTATGTTGACGAGGCTTACGATGCTATTTTCGTAAAACCGATAAATGTACTTTCCAGTTTCTTCAGGGATGCTGTGGAAACCACATTGTCGGCACTGGTTTTTGGATTAGGAAAAGTGACCAACGAAATCGCTTTGCAAGGAAAAAAAGTACACAACGGCAGTGTTGGTCTGTACCTTTTCGCTTTTGTTTTAGGCGTTATTGCCATAATAACTTATTTATTTTTACAATAA
- a CDS encoding complex I subunit 4 family protein, whose translation MDVTTLLIILLVGALATYFSGDKWAPKVALLFGLAAFAGSICLLSQYNLGNEINYATLWIAQPKIYFALQADGLALAMLLLTTALTPIIIFSSFGNTYKNSKAFYALILFMTFAMAGTFLASDGLLYYIFWELSLIPIYFIALIWGNGDAEERKKAVVKFFIYTLAGSLFMLVAFIYLHQKAGSFLISDLTQLELSSTEQFWIFLAFFLAYAIKIPLIPFHTWQAEVYQKAPTVGTMLLSGIMLKMGLYSVIRWQLPIAPLAAKEFMYVFIGLGIAGVIYGSIVALRQKDLKKLLAYSSLAHVGLIAAGAYTLTLDGLRGAVLQMIAHGFVVVGLFFVAEIIFRRYETKAISEMGGIRAQSPKFTSMFMILVLASVALPSTFNFVGEFTVLYSLSQVNIWFAILGGTTIILGAYYMLKMFQHVMLGETNTKLFADVTFNEGLTLVIIIVVLFFFGLYPKPIIDLITPSLQNILTQVNRFN comes from the coding sequence ATGGATGTAACTACACTATTAATTATTCTTCTTGTTGGCGCATTGGCTACTTATTTTTCGGGCGATAAATGGGCTCCAAAAGTAGCCTTGCTTTTTGGATTGGCCGCTTTTGCAGGTTCCATTTGTTTGCTGAGCCAATACAATTTAGGAAACGAAATAAATTATGCAACCCTTTGGATAGCGCAACCAAAAATCTATTTTGCTTTACAGGCAGATGGACTTGCCTTGGCGATGCTTTTGCTGACAACCGCTTTGACACCAATCATCATCTTTTCCTCTTTTGGGAATACCTATAAAAATTCGAAAGCATTCTATGCATTAATCTTGTTTATGACCTTTGCGATGGCAGGAACCTTCCTTGCCTCCGACGGACTTTTATATTATATTTTCTGGGAATTATCCTTGATTCCTATTTACTTCATCGCCTTGATTTGGGGTAATGGCGATGCCGAAGAACGCAAAAAAGCAGTGGTTAAATTCTTTATTTACACACTTGCTGGTTCCTTGTTTATGCTGGTTGCCTTTATTTATTTGCACCAAAAAGCAGGAAGTTTTTTAATCAGCGATTTGACTCAACTTGAATTATCGTCAACAGAACAATTCTGGATATTCTTGGCTTTCTTCTTGGCGTATGCCATCAAGATTCCATTGATTCCATTTCATACTTGGCAGGCAGAAGTGTACCAAAAAGCGCCAACCGTTGGAACAATGTTGCTTTCCGGAATTATGTTGAAAATGGGATTGTATAGCGTTATTCGTTGGCAATTGCCTATCGCTCCATTGGCGGCAAAAGAATTTATGTACGTATTTATTGGACTTGGAATTGCAGGCGTAATTTATGGTTCAATAGTAGCATTGAGACAAAAAGATTTGAAAAAATTATTGGCTTATTCTTCTTTGGCTCACGTCGGATTAATAGCAGCTGGTGCTTATACCTTAACGCTTGATGGATTGCGTGGTGCAGTTTTACAAATGATAGCACACGGATTTGTCGTTGTCGGTTTATTCTTTGTGGCTGAAATCATTTTCAGAAGATACGAAACTAAAGCTATTTCAGAAATGGGCGGTATTCGCGCTCAATCGCCAAAATTCACTTCTATGTTTATGATCTTGGTTTTGGCTTCCGTTGCCTTGCCTTCGACATTCAACTTTGTGGGAGAATTTACGGTTTTGTATAGTCTTTCTCAAGTAAATATTTGGTTTGCCATTTTGGGTGGAACAACCATAATTTTGGGTGCTTATTATATGTTGAAAATGTTTCAACACGTGATGTTGGGCGAAACCAACACCAAATTATTTGCAGACGTAACTTTCAACGAAGGTTTGACCTTGGTAATCATCATCGTTGTTTTGTTCTTCTTTGGATTGTATCCAAAACCAATTATCGACTTGATTACGCCAAGTCTACAAAATATTTTAACTCAAGTAAACAGATTTAACTAA
- a CDS encoding NADH-quinone oxidoreductase subunit N codes for MNTLIAITGLGVLCLLFEILNFRKAIIPITIIGLLAVLGLTFAEYNAPASYYNNMIVVSKFSASFSALFIVLTIFLVAMAHDFYEDHQTKISDFIAIKIFMLAGAVAMVSFGNLAMFFLGIEILSISLYILAASNRLNVKSNEAGMKYFLMGSFASGIILFGICLIYGAMGTFDIAEINDWSRSAELPIWFPIGISLVTIGMLFKIAAVPFHFWAPDVYEGSPALVTATMSTLVKVVAVATLYKLLTAMNADLSNAFINIIIIVSIASMTVGNIMALKQTNVKRMLAFSGISHAGFMLMALLSISTSAGSLLYYASAYSLTGIAAFAVILYVCKNKDNEDITNFNGLGKNNPLMAAVLTASLLSMAGIPIFAGFFAKMVLFSQTIQAGYLVVVIAAVINSIISVGYYFKLILAMYNKEPNEAVAKTPFVFYAVGIVAILLNIVLGLFPSVVLDLLG; via the coding sequence ATGAATACATTAATAGCTATAACGGGATTAGGTGTTTTATGCCTTTTATTTGAAATTTTAAATTTTAGAAAAGCCATCATTCCAATAACAATCATTGGATTATTGGCAGTCCTTGGATTAACCTTTGCAGAATACAATGCTCCAGCGAGTTACTACAACAACATGATTGTGGTGAGCAAATTCTCGGCTTCATTTTCGGCATTGTTTATTGTTCTAACCATTTTCTTGGTCGCGATGGCCCACGATTTCTACGAAGATCATCAAACAAAAATTTCCGATTTCATTGCCATCAAAATATTTATGTTGGCTGGAGCGGTTGCCATGGTTTCTTTCGGGAACTTGGCGATGTTCTTTCTTGGAATTGAAATCTTGTCCATTTCTCTTTATATTCTTGCCGCGAGCAACAGATTGAACGTGAAAAGCAACGAAGCCGGAATGAAATACTTCCTGATGGGTTCTTTTGCCTCGGGAATTATATTATTTGGAATTTGCTTGATTTACGGTGCCATGGGAACTTTTGATATTGCAGAAATTAATGATTGGTCACGCTCCGCCGAATTGCCTATTTGGTTCCCGATAGGAATTTCATTGGTTACCATTGGTATGCTTTTCAAAATTGCTGCCGTTCCTTTTCACTTTTGGGCACCGGACGTTTATGAAGGTTCACCAGCTTTAGTGACAGCAACAATGAGCACTTTGGTAAAAGTGGTTGCCGTGGCAACGCTATACAAATTATTGACTGCCATGAATGCCGACCTTTCGAATGCATTTATCAATATCATCATCATAGTATCGATCGCTTCGATGACCGTTGGAAATATAATGGCGTTGAAACAAACCAATGTGAAGCGTATGTTGGCATTCTCCGGGATTTCTCACGCCGGTTTCATGTTGATGGCTTTGTTGAGCATCAGCACATCGGCAGGGAGTTTATTGTATTATGCGTCGGCTTATTCTTTAACGGGAATTGCTGCATTTGCCGTGATTTTATATGTGTGTAAAAACAAGGACAACGAAGATATTACCAACTTTAACGGATTGGGGAAAAACAATCCATTGATGGCAGCAGTTCTTACGGCTTCTTTGCTTTCGATGGCCGGAATTCCAATCTTTGCCGGATTTTTTGCCAAAATGGTTTTGTTTAGCCAAACCATCCAAGCAGGTTATTTGGTGGTTGTAATTGCAGCAGTTATCAACTCCATCATCAGTGTGGGTTACTATTTCAAATTGATTTTGGCAATGTACAACAAAGAGCCAAATGAAGCAGTCGCAAAAACGCCTTTTGTGTTTTATGCGGTAGGTATTGTTGCCATTCTTTTGAATATCGTTTTGGGGTTGTTCCCTTCTGTGGTATTGGATTTGTTGGGATAA